In Bythopirellula goksoeyrii, a single window of DNA contains:
- a CDS encoding cryptochrome/DNA photolyase family protein, which translates to MHSKISPLRIRTANDNAIQPQGQFVLYWMIANRRTRWNFSLQRAVEWAQDLDKPLVILEALRCDYRWASDRLHRFVIQGMIDNAAALRKDPVSYLPYLERQPGDGSGFLARLAREACVVVADDFPCFFLPRMISVASKQIPCRFELVDSNGLLPMRATDKVFLRAYDFRRYLQKELKPHLFELPAADPLTKVRLPKLETMPSEITKRWPTEDEEILRELVNNLDEFPIDHSVGPALFDGGQQAATHQLNEFLNKRLVHYADSRNQPQQEVASGLSPYLHFGHISAHEVFAATMNHEKWTPDKLAAKATGSSTGWWGVSETAESFLDELITWRELGYNMCSKRDDYARYSSLPDWAQATLAEHADDPREHVYSLDEFESAHTHDELWNAAQRQLVREGRMHNYLRMLWGKKILEWSPTPQDALAVMIELNNKYAVDGRNPNSYSGIFWVLGRYDRAWGPERPIFGKIRYMSSENTARKVKVKEYIKKYGPNGQQDLF; encoded by the coding sequence ATGCACAGCAAAATATCTCCATTGCGAATACGTACGGCAAACGATAATGCAATCCAGCCGCAAGGCCAATTCGTGCTCTATTGGATGATTGCCAATCGCCGCACGCGATGGAACTTTAGCCTGCAACGAGCCGTCGAATGGGCGCAGGATTTGGACAAACCACTGGTCATTCTCGAAGCCTTGCGCTGCGACTACCGCTGGGCTAGCGACCGTTTGCATCGCTTTGTGATCCAAGGAATGATCGACAACGCTGCGGCTCTGCGTAAGGATCCTGTTAGCTACCTCCCCTATTTAGAACGACAACCTGGCGACGGCTCCGGTTTCCTTGCCCGGCTCGCGCGCGAGGCTTGTGTCGTTGTTGCAGATGATTTCCCCTGCTTCTTCTTGCCGAGGATGATCTCGGTAGCCTCGAAACAGATTCCTTGTCGATTCGAGCTGGTGGATTCCAACGGCCTGCTCCCGATGCGGGCAACCGACAAGGTATTCTTGCGCGCCTACGATTTTCGTCGCTACTTGCAGAAAGAATTAAAGCCCCATCTGTTTGAACTCCCCGCTGCCGATCCTCTGACGAAAGTGAGACTTCCGAAGCTCGAAACAATGCCAAGCGAGATCACCAAGCGTTGGCCAACCGAAGATGAGGAGATTCTAAGAGAGCTCGTCAACAATCTCGACGAATTTCCGATCGACCACTCCGTTGGGCCGGCACTTTTTGACGGAGGTCAACAAGCAGCAACTCACCAGCTGAACGAGTTTCTCAACAAGCGACTTGTGCACTATGCCGACTCCCGCAATCAGCCGCAACAGGAAGTCGCCAGTGGGCTCTCCCCCTACTTACACTTTGGCCACATCTCAGCCCATGAAGTGTTCGCCGCCACGATGAATCACGAAAAATGGACTCCTGATAAACTTGCCGCCAAGGCCACTGGCAGTTCCACCGGTTGGTGGGGAGTGAGCGAGACAGCTGAGTCCTTTCTCGATGAGCTGATCACCTGGCGCGAGCTGGGGTACAACATGTGCTCGAAGCGAGACGATTACGCCCGCTATTCCTCGCTCCCCGACTGGGCGCAAGCCACCCTTGCCGAACATGCCGACGACCCGCGCGAGCATGTCTATTCACTTGATGAATTCGAATCGGCCCACACCCACGACGAACTCTGGAACGCCGCCCAACGGCAACTAGTGCGCGAGGGCCGTATGCACAACTATCTCCGCATGCTTTGGGGCAAGAAAATCCTCGAATGGTCCCCTACCCCACAAGACGCCCTCGCGGTGATGATCGAGCTGAACAATAAATACGCCGTCGACGGCCGCAACCCCAACAGCTACAGCGGCATCTTCTGGGTCCTAGGCCGCTACGACAGAGCCTGGGGCCCCGAACGCCCCATCTTCGGCAAGATCCGATATATGTCGAGTGAGAACACGGCCCGCAAAGTAAAAGTGAAAGAGTATATTAAAAAGTATGGGCCTAATGGGCAGCAAGACTTGTTCTGA